A genomic segment from uncultured Alistipes sp. encodes:
- a CDS encoding YeiH family protein has protein sequence MLEKGNRANTLHGILLIALFSFAAFYIAEIPVVRRLSFSPLIVGIVLGMLYANSLRNKLPETWVPGIRFCTKQVLRWGIILYGFRLTLAQVAAVGIPAVVVDLVVVTVTILGGVLLGRLLKIDRDTALMTSTGSAICGAAAVLGAEPVVKCEGYKTAIAVSTVVIFGTLSMFLYPVMYRAGLLDGMTDTEVAIYTGSTLHEVAHVAGAGNAMDPTDSLGIAATATITKMIRVMMLAPVLVVMSFALAGRRRREVAAAQDARAEKSRITIPWFAFGFIAVICLNSLLQSLLGVASVREIPLNGAIEYIDTFMLTMAMTALGTETSLDKFRQAGAKPFVLAGLLYVWLVVGGYFLTKYLVGVL, from the coding sequence ATGCTGGAAAAAGGCAACCGGGCCAATACGCTCCACGGTATTCTTCTGATCGCACTCTTCTCTTTTGCAGCCTTCTACATTGCCGAAATCCCCGTCGTCAGGCGGCTCTCGTTCAGCCCGCTGATCGTCGGCATCGTGCTGGGAATGCTCTACGCCAACAGCCTGCGCAACAAACTCCCCGAGACGTGGGTGCCGGGCATCAGGTTCTGTACGAAACAGGTGCTGCGCTGGGGCATCATCCTCTACGGTTTCAGGCTGACGCTGGCGCAGGTTGCGGCCGTGGGAATCCCGGCCGTAGTGGTCGACCTGGTGGTCGTGACGGTCACGATCCTGGGGGGCGTGCTGTTGGGGCGTCTGCTGAAGATCGACCGCGATACGGCGCTGATGACCTCCACGGGCAGCGCCATCTGCGGAGCTGCCGCCGTCCTGGGTGCCGAACCGGTGGTGAAGTGCGAAGGCTACAAGACGGCGATTGCCGTCTCGACGGTAGTGATCTTCGGGACGCTCTCGATGTTCCTCTACCCGGTGATGTATCGCGCGGGGCTGCTCGACGGCATGACCGACACCGAGGTGGCGATCTATACGGGCAGCACGCTGCACGAGGTGGCGCATGTCGCCGGGGCGGGCAACGCCATGGACCCGACCGATTCGCTGGGTATTGCCGCAACGGCCACCATTACGAAGATGATCCGGGTGATGATGCTGGCTCCGGTGCTGGTGGTGATGAGTTTCGCGCTGGCCGGACGGCGCCGCCGGGAGGTTGCCGCCGCACAGGACGCCCGGGCGGAGAAGAGCCGAATCACGATTCCGTGGTTCGCCTTCGGGTTTATCGCGGTGATCTGCCTCAATTCGCTGCTGCAGTCGCTGCTGGGGGTGGCGAGCGTGCGGGAGATCCCGCTCAACGGCGCGATCGAGTATATCGACACCTTCATGCTGACGATGGCCATGACGGCGCTCGGCACGGAGACGAGCCTCGACAAGTTCCGCCAGGCGGGTGCCAAACCCTTCGTGCTGGCCGGATTGCTCTACGTGTGGCTGGTAGTGGGAGGTTACTTCCTGACGAAATACCTGGTGGGCGTGTTGTAG
- a CDS encoding glycosyltransferase, whose product MNPQRPGINPQETSATPLVSVCMTTYNHEAYLSRAIESVLAQETAFDVELVLGEDCSTDATRSICEDYAARYPDRIRLVTSAENVGWRVNYRRTFEACRGKYVAYLDGDDWWSDPRKLQKQADVLEADPGCGMCYTAAERFWAAENRTEPDYPAHYTDFDHLSYSLTICNCATLARRELIARYYAEVRPEEHPEWLTGDAPMWLWFSVRSRIAFLPDTTAVHRRLPDSVSHSRAYQRQIAFSDSILDIDLWFEAHYGTGRNRFRLERRRASVAWWVLSWNGGVGEYLARWWRDVRRCPRLLFCPEGPGLLAKKILFRRDKNNRKNR is encoded by the coding sequence ATGAACCCTCAGCGACCTGGAATAAACCCTCAAGAGACGTCGGCCACCCCGCTGGTCTCGGTCTGCATGACGACCTACAACCACGAAGCCTACCTGTCCCGGGCCATCGAGAGCGTCCTGGCGCAGGAGACCGCGTTCGATGTGGAGCTGGTCCTGGGCGAGGACTGCAGCACCGACGCCACGCGGTCGATCTGCGAAGACTATGCGGCACGCTATCCGGACCGGATCCGGCTGGTGACCTCGGCGGAGAATGTCGGTTGGCGGGTCAACTACCGGCGGACGTTCGAGGCGTGCCGGGGGAAGTACGTGGCCTACCTCGACGGTGACGACTGGTGGAGCGACCCGCGGAAACTGCAGAAACAGGCCGACGTGCTGGAGGCCGACCCGGGGTGCGGGATGTGCTATACGGCGGCAGAACGCTTCTGGGCCGCGGAGAACCGCACGGAGCCCGATTACCCGGCCCATTACACCGATTTCGACCACTTGTCCTACAGCCTGACGATCTGCAATTGCGCGACGCTGGCGCGCCGCGAGTTGATCGCCCGCTACTATGCGGAGGTGCGCCCCGAGGAGCACCCCGAGTGGCTGACCGGCGATGCGCCGATGTGGCTGTGGTTCTCGGTCCGGAGCCGCATCGCCTTCCTCCCGGACACGACGGCCGTGCACCGGCGGCTTCCCGACAGCGTGAGCCACAGCCGTGCCTATCAGCGGCAGATCGCCTTCAGCGATTCGATTCTCGACATCGATCTCTGGTTCGAGGCGCATTACGGGACGGGCCGCAACCGTTTCCGGCTGGAGCGTCGGCGCGCTTCCGTGGCGTGGTGGGTGCTGTCGTGGAATGGCGGGGTCGGGGAGTATCTCGCGCGTTGGTGGCGTGATGTACGCCGCTGTCCGCGGCTGCTGTTCTGCCCCGAAGGCCCCGGGCTGCTGGCCAAGAAAATCTTGTTCCGCCGCGATAAAAACAACAGGAAGAACCGATGA
- a CDS encoding UvrD-helicase domain-containing protein, whose protein sequence is MESNESPILQGLNPAQRAAVENYDSPSLIIAGAGSGKTRVLTSRIAYMIEQGVKPWNILALTFTNKAAEQMRERIAGMLPDNRSRYIRMGTFHSVFSRILRENAERIGFPESFTIYDSADSRNLLKTIIRELSLPDEKYRPNSIASRISLAKNKLITPGAYLANTSLATEDRQMQIPEFGNIYNIYCQRCKRNGAMDFDDLLLQTNILLRDCPDVLARYQEQFQYILVDEYQDTNYAQYVIIRRLSQHHSKVCVVGDDAQSIYSFRGAKIENILSFRNDYPDAKVFKLEQNYRSTRTIVEAANSVIEHNSKRMEKKCFSEGDRGEKIRILKAYTDREEAEMVVSDLRDKVRGAGDEWSEAVILYRTNNQSAVLEDNLRRRGIPYRIYKGSSFYDHKEVKDLMAYIRLVINPRDDEAFRRIVNCPARGIGNTTVQRIADLAGQRGVSMWEAVDALTAEPAADPVQRTIARKVAEFVAMIRSLSLSRNDKGLYDFGLEVATRSGLLAAYRAENTPEAASALDNIEELLNSMQEFKERCDAEIRNGERQPEEEATVEEWLQGMMLMSDMDKDDPESSNKVTLMTVHSAKGLEYKYVYIVGLEENLFPSQRAAESPDGIEEERRLFYVALTRAKVAATISYAEMRFRWGNMEFSRPSCFLREIDPRYVETEVDLGEERMPRPGADGASAIDELRRRFDYRFQQKQQTSRFGGNTPSNGFGGRGGAASGGGSGSYGRGGNYGGASGSGRGNYGGGNYGGSGSRSGGFGTPSDGESGPARRFPRTSQPQSSRTSLRPTAPDPALVQPLRPSTEGMRRLGVRPAGGSGSLSASEYTVGQRVEHPMFGVGIVERIETLATDHKLVVRFDHAGEKTLLAKFAKLTKL, encoded by the coding sequence ATGGAATCCAACGAATCACCGATATTGCAGGGCCTGAACCCGGCGCAGCGTGCGGCCGTGGAGAATTACGACTCTCCGTCGCTCATCATTGCGGGTGCGGGCTCGGGGAAGACCCGGGTGCTGACCTCGCGCATCGCCTACATGATCGAGCAGGGCGTCAAGCCGTGGAACATTCTGGCGCTGACCTTCACGAACAAGGCCGCCGAGCAGATGCGCGAGCGCATTGCCGGGATGCTGCCCGACAACCGCAGCCGCTACATCCGCATGGGAACCTTCCACTCGGTTTTTTCGCGCATCCTGCGTGAGAATGCCGAAAGGATCGGATTCCCCGAGTCGTTCACGATCTACGACTCGGCGGACAGCCGCAACCTGCTGAAGACCATTATCCGGGAGTTGAGCCTTCCGGACGAGAAGTACAGGCCGAACTCGATCGCCTCGCGGATCTCGCTGGCCAAGAACAAGCTCATCACGCCGGGTGCCTACCTGGCCAACACGTCGCTGGCGACCGAGGACCGCCAGATGCAGATCCCCGAGTTCGGGAACATCTACAACATCTACTGCCAGCGCTGCAAGCGCAACGGCGCGATGGATTTCGACGACCTGCTGCTGCAGACGAACATCCTCCTCAGGGACTGCCCCGACGTGCTGGCGCGCTACCAGGAGCAGTTTCAGTATATTCTGGTCGACGAGTATCAGGACACCAACTATGCGCAGTACGTCATCATCCGGCGGTTGTCGCAGCACCACTCGAAGGTGTGCGTCGTGGGTGACGATGCGCAGTCGATCTACTCGTTCCGCGGCGCGAAGATCGAGAACATCCTCTCGTTCCGCAACGACTACCCCGATGCGAAGGTCTTCAAGCTGGAGCAGAACTACCGCTCGACGCGGACGATCGTCGAGGCGGCCAACTCGGTGATCGAGCACAACTCGAAGCGCATGGAGAAGAAGTGCTTCTCGGAGGGCGACCGGGGCGAAAAGATCCGCATCCTGAAGGCCTACACGGACCGGGAGGAGGCGGAGATGGTGGTTTCGGACCTGCGCGACAAGGTGCGCGGGGCGGGTGACGAGTGGTCGGAGGCGGTGATCCTCTACCGCACGAACAACCAGTCGGCCGTGCTGGAGGACAACCTCCGGCGGCGCGGCATCCCCTACCGGATCTACAAGGGTTCGTCGTTCTACGACCACAAGGAGGTGAAGGACCTGATGGCCTATATCCGGCTGGTGATCAACCCGCGCGACGACGAGGCGTTCCGGCGGATCGTCAACTGCCCGGCGCGGGGGATTGGCAACACGACCGTGCAGCGGATCGCCGACCTGGCCGGGCAGCGGGGCGTCTCGATGTGGGAGGCGGTCGATGCGCTGACGGCCGAACCGGCAGCGGATCCCGTGCAGCGGACCATCGCGCGCAAGGTCGCGGAGTTCGTGGCGATGATCCGTTCGCTGTCGCTCTCCCGTAACGACAAGGGTCTCTACGATTTCGGTCTGGAGGTGGCCACGCGCTCGGGGCTGCTTGCCGCCTACCGGGCCGAGAACACCCCGGAGGCGGCCTCGGCGCTGGACAATATCGAAGAGCTGTTGAACTCGATGCAGGAGTTCAAGGAGCGCTGTGACGCCGAGATCCGCAACGGCGAGCGTCAGCCCGAGGAGGAGGCGACCGTCGAGGAGTGGCTGCAGGGGATGATGCTGATGTCGGACATGGACAAGGACGACCCCGAGAGCAGCAACAAGGTGACGCTGATGACGGTCCATTCGGCCAAGGGGCTCGAATACAAATATGTCTATATCGTGGGTTTGGAGGAGAACCTCTTTCCCTCGCAGCGGGCGGCCGAATCGCCCGACGGTATCGAGGAGGAGCGGCGTCTGTTCTACGTGGCGCTGACCCGTGCGAAGGTTGCGGCGACGATCTCCTACGCCGAGATGCGCTTCCGCTGGGGCAACATGGAGTTTTCGCGTCCGAGCTGCTTCCTGCGGGAGATCGACCCGCGTTATGTCGAGACGGAGGTCGATCTGGGTGAAGAGCGGATGCCGCGCCCGGGCGCCGACGGCGCGTCGGCCATCGACGAGTTGCGCCGCCGCTTCGACTACCGCTTCCAGCAGAAACAGCAGACCTCGCGCTTCGGCGGCAACACTCCGTCGAACGGTTTCGGGGGTCGCGGCGGCGCGGCATCCGGAGGCGGTTCGGGCTCCTACGGCCGCGGCGGGAATTACGGCGGCGCTTCCGGGTCCGGCCGCGGGAATTACGGCGGCGGCAACTACGGGGGATCCGGCTCGCGCAGCGGCGGTTTCGGAACCCCTTCGGACGGCGAATCGGGCCCGGCCCGGCGTTTCCCGCGTACTTCCCAGCCCCAATCTTCGCGGACGTCGCTCCGCCCGACGGCTCCGGACCCGGCCCTGGTGCAGCCCCTGCGCCCCTCGACCGAAGGGATGCGGCGCCTCGGCGTACGTCCGGCGGGCGGGAGCGGCAGCCTCTCTGCGAGTGAATACACGGTCGGACAGCGGGTCGAGCATCCGATGTTCGGTGTCGGGATTGTGGAACGCATCGAGACCCTCGCCACGGATCATAAATTAGTGGTGCGCTTCGACCATGCGGGCGAGAAGACCCTGCTGGCGAAGTTTGCCAAACTGACCAAACTTTGA
- a CDS encoding MoxR family ATPase: protein MSEVINIKELNERIERESVFVDTLRTEMGKVIVGQSHLVDTLLIGLLSNGHILLEGVPGLAKTLAITTLAKAVDAGFSRIQFTPDLLPADLIGTLIYSQKSEDFVVRKGPIFANFVLADEINRSPAKVQSALLEAMQERQVTIGDNTYPLPQPFLVLATQNPLEQEGTYPLPEAQVDRFMLKAKISYPKKQEERDIVRMNLSGAGMPQVNKVITPEDIVKARKVVEDVYMDEKIEKYIVDIIFATREPAEYNLQKLQNLIAYGGSPRASISLAKAARAYAFIRRRGYVIPEDVRAVCHDVLRHRIGLTYEAEAENITTEEIITDILNNVIVP from the coding sequence ATGAGCGAAGTCATCAACATCAAGGAACTCAATGAGCGAATCGAACGCGAATCGGTCTTCGTCGATACGCTCCGTACCGAAATGGGCAAGGTCATCGTGGGCCAGAGCCATCTGGTCGACACGCTGCTGATCGGCCTGCTCTCCAACGGGCACATCCTCCTCGAAGGAGTCCCCGGACTGGCCAAAACCCTGGCCATCACCACGCTGGCCAAGGCTGTCGACGCCGGATTCTCCCGCATCCAGTTCACCCCCGACCTGCTGCCCGCCGACCTCATCGGTACGCTCATCTACTCGCAGAAAAGCGAGGATTTCGTCGTCCGCAAAGGCCCCATCTTCGCCAATTTCGTCCTCGCCGACGAGATCAACCGTTCGCCGGCCAAGGTGCAGTCGGCCCTGCTCGAAGCCATGCAGGAGCGCCAGGTGACCATCGGAGACAACACCTATCCGCTGCCGCAGCCCTTCCTGGTGCTCGCCACCCAGAACCCCCTCGAACAGGAGGGTACCTATCCCCTGCCCGAAGCCCAGGTCGACCGTTTCATGCTCAAGGCCAAGATCTCCTACCCCAAGAAACAGGAGGAGCGCGACATCGTGCGCATGAACCTCTCGGGAGCCGGAATGCCCCAGGTCAACAAGGTCATCACCCCCGAGGACATCGTCAAGGCCCGCAAGGTCGTCGAGGACGTATACATGGACGAGAAGATCGAAAAGTACATCGTCGACATCATCTTCGCCACCCGCGAACCCGCCGAGTACAACCTCCAGAAACTCCAGAACCTGATCGCCTACGGAGGCTCGCCCCGTGCGTCAATCTCCCTGGCCAAGGCCGCCCGCGCCTACGCCTTCATCCGCCGCCGCGGATACGTCATCCCCGAGGATGTGCGCGCCGTCTGCCACGACGTCCTCCGCCACCGTATCGGGCTGACCTATGAGGCCGAAGCCGAGAACATCACCACCGAGGAGATCATCACCGATATTCTGAACAACGTAATCGTACCCTAA
- a CDS encoding LysR family transcriptional regulator, protein MDDFRLRVFITAARTLSFTRTAEQLCISQPAVSKHVGELESRYGVQLFTRRGSRLELTEAGRTLLASAERVADDYRRLEYEMSLCTGQTEGELRLGASTTIAQYLLPPILARFTTRFPKVRVSLLSGNSGQVEQALGDHAIDLGLVESVSRRQGLHYTPFRADELVLVARPGGKYARTESVTPEALCRIPLVLRENGSGTLEVIIAALADRGIRLSQLNVVLRLGSTEGIKGFVRHSDAMAIVSAFSVVDELRSGALRIVDLEGLTLLRDFVFVHNEAHPARLVRQFLDFVRVGF, encoded by the coding sequence ATGGACGATTTCCGGCTTCGGGTCTTCATCACGGCGGCGCGCACGCTGAGTTTCACGCGCACGGCCGAGCAGCTCTGCATCTCGCAACCGGCCGTCAGCAAACACGTCGGAGAGCTGGAATCCCGCTATGGGGTGCAATTGTTTACGCGTCGGGGCAGCCGTCTGGAGCTGACCGAGGCGGGGCGCACGCTGCTCGCATCGGCCGAACGTGTGGCCGACGACTACCGCCGCCTGGAGTACGAAATGAGCCTCTGCACGGGCCAGACCGAGGGCGAACTGCGCCTCGGGGCCAGTACGACCATTGCGCAGTACCTGCTGCCGCCGATTCTGGCGCGTTTCACGACGCGTTTTCCGAAAGTGCGGGTTTCGCTGCTCTCGGGCAACAGCGGGCAGGTCGAGCAGGCGTTGGGCGACCATGCCATCGACTTGGGGCTGGTCGAGAGCGTCAGCCGCCGCCAGGGACTTCACTACACACCGTTCCGGGCCGACGAACTGGTGCTGGTGGCGCGCCCGGGCGGGAAGTACGCCCGTACGGAGTCGGTAACGCCCGAAGCGTTGTGCCGGATCCCGCTGGTGCTGCGCGAGAACGGTTCCGGAACGTTGGAGGTGATCATCGCGGCGCTGGCCGACCGTGGAATCCGCCTTTCGCAGCTGAATGTCGTGCTGCGGCTCGGTTCGACGGAGGGGATCAAGGGTTTCGTGCGCCACAGCGACGCGATGGCGATCGTTTCGGCCTTCTCGGTGGTCGACGAACTGCGCAGCGGGGCCCTGCGGATCGTGGATCTGGAGGGCTTGACCCTGTTGCGGGACTTTGTCTTCGTGCACAACGAGGCGCATCCGGCGCGTCTGGTGCGTCAGTTCCTGGATTTCGTCCGGGTCGGGTTCTGA
- a CDS encoding GNAT family N-acetyltransferase → MSEPKLQFIPFRSRLDEAWTEAWELYENSFPACERWNGNDYDRAFRDPLFEADAIRCDGRFAGILFHWRGDGFHYVEHLAVSPLLRGQNIGSRALAAFCEGRRVILEIDPPEDEISIRRLHFYERLGFTANPHEYTHPSFRRPFHPHRLVLMSRPGALSDDEARRFADFIRERVLRYSEHEHPELPRID, encoded by the coding sequence ATGTCGGAACCAAAACTGCAATTCATACCCTTCCGCTCCCGCCTCGACGAAGCGTGGACCGAAGCCTGGGAACTCTACGAAAACTCCTTCCCGGCCTGCGAACGCTGGAACGGAAACGATTACGACCGGGCCTTCAGGGACCCGCTCTTCGAGGCCGATGCCATCCGCTGCGACGGCCGTTTCGCCGGGATCCTCTTCCATTGGCGAGGCGACGGATTTCACTATGTCGAACACCTCGCCGTATCGCCCCTCCTGCGCGGACAGAACATCGGGTCCCGCGCCCTGGCGGCCTTCTGCGAAGGGCGCCGCGTCATCCTGGAGATCGACCCGCCCGAAGACGAGATCTCGATCCGGCGGCTCCACTTCTACGAACGGCTGGGATTCACCGCCAACCCCCACGAATACACCCATCCTTCGTTCCGGCGGCCTTTCCATCCTCACAGACTGGTGCTGATGAGCCGTCCCGGAGCGCTCTCCGACGACGAAGCCCGCCGCTTCGCCGACTTCATCCGCGAACGGGTCCTGCGCTACTCCGAGCACGAACATCCCGAGCTCCCGCGCATCGACTGA
- the nth gene encoding endonuclease III, which produces MKTKERYDGILAWFQEHKPVAESELHYESPYQLLVAVALSAQCTDKRVNMTTPALFEAFPTPQAMAAATAEEIYPYIRSISYPNNKARNLAAMARKLCEEFGGEVPSDLQALQTLPGVGRKTANVLGAVLWQKEVMPVDTHVFRVSERLGLTTRSKTPLQTELTLEKNIPKHLLPIAHHWLILHGRYVCTARSPKCAECGLTTWCRKYAADHRSPRS; this is translated from the coding sequence ATGAAAACAAAAGAGCGTTACGACGGTATCCTCGCCTGGTTTCAGGAGCATAAACCAGTAGCCGAGAGCGAGTTGCACTACGAAAGTCCCTATCAGCTGCTGGTGGCGGTGGCCCTCTCGGCACAGTGTACCGACAAACGGGTCAACATGACCACTCCGGCGCTGTTCGAAGCCTTCCCGACGCCGCAGGCGATGGCCGCGGCCACGGCCGAGGAGATCTACCCCTACATCCGAAGCATCTCCTACCCGAACAACAAGGCGCGGAATCTGGCCGCCATGGCCCGCAAGCTTTGTGAGGAGTTCGGCGGGGAGGTGCCGAGCGACCTGCAGGCGCTGCAGACGCTGCCGGGCGTCGGGCGCAAGACGGCCAACGTGCTGGGGGCGGTGCTGTGGCAGAAGGAGGTGATGCCGGTCGACACGCATGTCTTCCGGGTTTCGGAGCGGTTGGGCCTGACGACGCGCTCGAAGACCCCGCTGCAGACCGAACTGACGCTCGAAAAGAACATTCCGAAACACCTGCTGCCCATCGCGCACCATTGGCTGATCCTCCACGGACGCTACGTCTGCACGGCGCGCTCCCCGAAGTGCGCGGAGTGCGGGCTGACGACCTGGTGCCGCAAATACGCCGCCGATCACCGGTCGCCGCGATCCTGA
- a CDS encoding sugar-binding domain-containing protein, with protein MPGLAQWQPAGERIRTVWSEQLDPEHVLPEYPRPQLVRGDWQNLNGLWNYAILPLGEQPAAWEGEILVPFAAESSLSGVGRRVGARQELWYERTFAVSPKWSGKRVLLHFGAVDWRADVWVNGVSVGTHTGGFTPFEFDITEALKKGDNTLRVRVWDPTDEGPQPRGKQVNNPAGIWYTPVTGIWQTVWLEAVPQQYVRGVKTTPDLDRKLFRVETDLCGAQPGDRVVVRLFDGETAVAETEALSGAPAELHLPEPKLWSPDSPFLYDMSIALVRNGRTLDEVRSYAAMRKFSTGRDRSGVMRLLLNNRPLFQFGPLDQGWWPDGLYTAPTDEALAFDVVKTKELGYNMIRKHIKVEPARWYWHCDRLGMIVWQDMPSGDQADRMPQWQSRNYFTGEEKHRSPLSEQYYRKEWREIIDCLYSFPSIGVWVPFNEAWGQFKTVEIAEWTKAYDPTRLVNPASGGNHYLTGDLLDLHNYPAPELYLYDHNRPTVLGEYGGIGLVLEDHLWEPDRNWGYVRFDSPKAVTDEYERYAEILSRLIPNGFSAAVYTQTTDVEIEVNGLMTYDRKVMKVEPERIRAINTRICHSLDE; from the coding sequence ATGCCGGGTCTGGCCCAGTGGCAGCCGGCCGGCGAACGGATCCGTACGGTATGGAGCGAACAGCTCGATCCAGAGCACGTATTGCCGGAATATCCGCGGCCGCAGCTGGTGCGCGGCGATTGGCAGAATCTGAACGGACTCTGGAACTACGCCATCCTGCCGTTGGGTGAGCAGCCTGCGGCGTGGGAGGGTGAGATTCTGGTTCCGTTTGCCGCGGAGTCGTCGCTCTCGGGCGTCGGACGCCGGGTGGGCGCCCGCCAGGAGTTGTGGTACGAACGCACGTTCGCGGTTTCGCCGAAATGGTCCGGGAAGCGGGTGCTGCTCCACTTCGGGGCCGTGGACTGGCGGGCCGACGTGTGGGTCAACGGCGTGAGCGTCGGGACGCATACGGGCGGCTTCACCCCCTTCGAATTCGACATCACCGAAGCGCTGAAAAAGGGTGACAACACGTTGCGGGTCCGGGTCTGGGATCCCACGGACGAAGGACCCCAGCCGCGCGGCAAGCAGGTCAACAACCCCGCGGGGATCTGGTATACGCCGGTGACGGGTATCTGGCAGACGGTGTGGCTCGAAGCGGTCCCGCAGCAGTATGTGCGCGGCGTGAAGACGACGCCCGACCTCGATCGGAAACTCTTCCGGGTCGAGACCGACCTTTGCGGGGCGCAGCCCGGTGACCGAGTGGTGGTCCGGCTCTTCGACGGGGAGACCGCGGTTGCCGAGACTGAGGCGCTGAGCGGCGCTCCGGCGGAACTCCACCTCCCGGAGCCGAAACTCTGGAGCCCCGATTCGCCGTTCCTTTACGATATGAGCATTGCGCTGGTGCGCAACGGCCGCACGCTGGACGAGGTTCGGAGCTATGCGGCGATGCGGAAGTTCTCGACGGGCCGCGACCGTTCGGGCGTCATGCGCCTGCTGCTCAACAACCGCCCGCTGTTCCAGTTCGGACCGCTGGACCAGGGCTGGTGGCCCGACGGGCTCTATACGGCACCGACGGACGAGGCGCTGGCCTTCGATGTGGTGAAGACCAAGGAGTTGGGCTATAACATGATCCGCAAGCACATCAAGGTGGAACCGGCCCGCTGGTACTGGCATTGTGACCGCCTGGGAATGATCGTCTGGCAGGACATGCCGAGCGGCGACCAGGCCGACCGAATGCCGCAGTGGCAGAGCAGGAATTACTTCACGGGAGAGGAGAAACATCGTTCGCCGCTTTCGGAGCAGTATTACCGCAAGGAGTGGCGGGAGATCATCGACTGCCTCTATTCGTTCCCCTCGATCGGTGTATGGGTGCCCTTCAACGAGGCGTGGGGACAGTTCAAGACCGTGGAGATCGCCGAGTGGACCAAGGCCTACGATCCTACGCGGCTGGTGAACCCGGCCAGCGGCGGCAACCACTACCTGACGGGCGATCTGCTCGACCTGCACAACTATCCGGCTCCGGAGCTCTACCTCTACGACCACAACCGGCCTACGGTGCTGGGCGAATACGGCGGTATCGGTCTGGTGCTGGAGGATCACCTGTGGGAGCCCGACCGGAACTGGGGCTACGTGCGTTTCGACTCCCCGAAGGCCGTGACCGACGAATACGAACGTTATGCGGAGATCCTTTCGAGACTCATTCCGAACGGCTTCTCGGCGGCGGTCTACACGCAGACGACCGACGTGGAGATTGAGGTCAACGGACTGATGACCTACGACCGCAAGGTGATGAAGGTGGAGCCCGAGCGGATCCGGGCGATCAACACGCGGATCTGCCATTCGCTCGACGAATAG
- a CDS encoding DHH family phosphoesterase, with the protein MELSKDHIERLRELLARPAQRIVILSHTNPDGDAVGSSLAWAEVLRGMGHAVTCIVPNKYPYFLDWMPGIEEVVVFKTDTEGRAARAVSEADIFFCLDFNAVSRLENLSETIEANTTAVRVLIDHHLSPDKGFDLAFSHPDSSSTCFLVYSIVEALCGTDAITQRMGELLYVGMMTDTGNFAFSFLTPELFRAVAVLVEKGVRIPDIHNRVYNAYTEGRARLFGYAINRKMELIQDGTVAYMSLLEREMRRFQFQQGDSEGFVNYALTIRKVKMSAMFLAHRKFIRVSLRSRGDVDVNLFARRYFNGGGHKNAAGGKSFVSMQETIDHYVRSVAEFAAEGHLG; encoded by the coding sequence ATGGAATTGTCGAAAGATCATATCGAACGCCTGCGGGAACTGCTTGCCCGCCCCGCACAGCGTATCGTCATCCTCTCCCATACCAATCCCGACGGGGATGCCGTCGGATCCTCCCTCGCCTGGGCCGAGGTGCTCCGCGGAATGGGACATGCGGTGACGTGCATCGTACCGAACAAATACCCCTATTTCCTCGACTGGATGCCCGGCATCGAGGAGGTCGTGGTCTTCAAGACCGACACCGAAGGGCGTGCGGCTCGTGCCGTTTCCGAGGCCGACATTTTCTTCTGCCTCGATTTCAATGCCGTTTCGCGGCTCGAAAATCTCAGCGAGACGATCGAGGCCAATACGACGGCCGTGCGGGTGCTGATCGACCACCACCTGTCGCCAGACAAGGGTTTCGACCTGGCCTTTTCGCACCCCGATTCGTCGAGCACCTGCTTCCTGGTCTACAGCATCGTCGAGGCGCTGTGCGGCACGGATGCCATCACGCAGCGCATGGGCGAACTGCTCTACGTCGGGATGATGACCGATACGGGCAACTTCGCCTTTTCGTTCCTCACGCCGGAGCTGTTCCGGGCCGTGGCGGTGCTGGTCGAGAAGGGGGTCCGGATCCCCGACATCCACAACCGCGTCTACAACGCCTATACCGAAGGCCGTGCGCGGCTGTTCGGTTACGCCATCAACCGCAAGATGGAGTTGATCCAGGACGGGACCGTGGCCTACATGTCGCTGCTGGAGCGTGAGATGCGCCGTTTCCAGTTCCAGCAGGGCGACAGCGAGGGTTTCGTGAACTATGCCCTGACGATCAGGAAGGTCAAGATGTCGGCGATGTTCCTGGCCCACCGCAAGTTCATCCGTGTGTCGCTGCGTTCGCGCGGCGATGTGGATGTGAACCTCTTCGCCCGCAGATACTTCAACGGAGGCGGGCACAAGAACGCCGCGGGCGGGAAGTCGTTCGTCTCGATGCAGGAGACCATCGACCATTACGTGCGTTCCGTTGCGGAGTTCGCGGCCGAAGGGCATCTGGGCTGA